ATCGTCGCGGTACATCTGCGGGCGAGCGCGATTGGTCAAAGGCCTCAGGTGCAGTCGCACTGAGCGCTGCACAACGTTGGTCTACCACAGATACTTTGAGGGGTTCCACGGTGAGTGATCCTCCCAAGGGGAGTTGGATCAATCAAACCGTGGAACCCCTCACCGGCATAACATTGCTGACAGTGCCCGCAGTATTGCCGAGGTCGTTTGTTTGCCCGCTATTTCGCGCAGCCGAACCTCGGCGATTGTGCGTGGCGAAATAGTTGGGTGGGTCCTTCTAGCCCTTCACGGAACCGCTCATCAGCCCGCCGATAAAGTATTTACCCAATGCGATATACACCAACAGCGTCGGCAGCGAGGCAATAAGTGCCCCCGCCATCGAGGCGCCATAGTCTTGCATGATTGAGCCGTGTGCCAGCTCATTCAAGGCGAGGGTGACCGGGCCTTGCTGTGAGGAACCACCGAAGAACAACGCAAACAAAAAGTCATTCCAGGCACTGGTGAACTGCCAAATGAGCACCACCACAAACGATGGGATCGAGATTGGCAGCACCACAGAGAAATAGGTGCGCAGCATCCCGGCACCATCCACCCGCGCCGCCTCAATGAGGGAGGTAGGGATCGACTCGTAGTAGTTGCGGAAGATCAGGGTGGTGATCGGGATACCGTAGACGACGTGGAGGAAGATCAACACGCCGATGCCTTTATCAATCCCGAGGGTGACCATCATTTTCGTCATGGGAATCATCACTGCCTGGTAGGGGATAAACATACCGAACAGGATGAAGGTAAAGACGACATTCGCACCCGGGAACCGCCAGCGGGACAGCACAAAGCCGTTCATCGATCCTAAGATCGCCGAGATAATCGAGGCTGGAATGACCATCATCAACGACCGCCCCATGGCAGGGGCAAGATCGTGGAAGGCGTTCACCCAGTTGCTGAAATCGAGTGAGGTCGGCAGATACCAGGTGCGGGACGGGGAAACCTGGCTGGGATCTTTAAACGAGGTTACCAGCAGGACGTAGACCGGCATGAGCACGATCGCGAGAGAGAAAATGAGCAACGCATAGCGGATAGCGGTGCCAATACCGGTTGACCGGTGCTGCGCCGCACCACTGCCCCGACGTTTCGTGGCGGACTTTTTCGCCGTGGAAGATGCTGTTGAATTCGCTGCAGTGTGGGTGGTCATCGCCGATCCTCCCGCGAGTCATGGATGAGATAAGGAATCACCAGGGCAGCGACAATGACGAGCAGGATCGCGCCGACGGCCGCCGAGTTCGAGTAGTCAAGCACGTTCATGTAGGCGTACATATCCACCGCCGGAACGCGGGTCTGGAACCAATCTTTCGACGTGATCGAGATAATCAAGTCGAAGGACTTTAAGCTCATATGGCCGATAATGATGACCGCCGATAATGCAATCGGGGTAAGTTGCGGGAAGATAATGTGCTTATATAGCTGCCATTCGCTGGCACCATCGACTTTGGCGGCCTCCCGGAGTTCCTGCGGAATACCACGGAACCCTGCCAGGAACAGCGCCATCACATATCCGGCGAGCTGCCACACGGCGGGTACGACGATCGCAAGAATGCCGTACTTTAACGACTGTGTCCACTCGTTTTGGAGAAAGCCCAATCCCACCATCTGAAAGAGGCGGTTGAGACCAGTCGCCTGCTCCCCGGTGGAGGATGACAGCAACCAACGCCACACCACACCGGAGGCGATAAAGCTCACCGCCATGGGGAAGAGGAACACCGCACGGAAGAATCCTTCGCCCTTGATGGGTTTTTCCAACAGCCATGCCCATAAAAATCCCAGCAGCAGGGTGCCGCCAAGGAAGGCAAAGGTGAACACGATGAGGTGCCACAGGGAGGTTTGGAAGGCCGGGAGTCCGAAAAGATACACAAAGTTGTCGAAGCCGACAAAGTGGGATTCCTGCACCCCAGAGACCTGCGGGGCAGTATGTGTGTCAAGCATAGAGGTGTAAAAGTTCGCCCCAATGAGCCCATAGACGAAAATACCGACCAAGATCAACGAGGGGCTAATCAGGAGCAGCCCTGGACCCCAGTGTTTAATGCCGCCGGCTTTGCGCGGCCGGCGCTTGCCAGTTTGCGTAGCCATACTGTTTCTAAATACCTTTCTGGCTCGCCCAAGCAGCACACGTCCCGCCCGCAAGAAGCAACATTGTTCGCATGTGGTTGGGGGCGAGGATTTTTCCACCCCGCACACGTTCACGCGTCGATGACGTCATCTTCCCGGAAAAAAGTCCCACCTTGGTGACCTGACGGGTACCTCTCCTACCGCAACGGATCGATGCAGCAGAAGTGTTGGCGCTCTTTTCCCGGCCAACAAATCTGTCACCGCTAGCCGGTGAAAAGAAGCTACCGAGCGCACACCGGGAGTTCTCCGACAGGTGGAAGCAACACTGCAGGCTGGATCGTGCCCAGCTTGTTATTGGTTATTGTGTGCCAGCAAGACCACTGCTGGCACGTCTGTTCTCTACGCCCAGTGTAGTGCGCAGATCTGCAACTTTTTCACCTTTTCCGGAAGGAATTCCGCAATCCCGTATTGGTCATCTCTTTCGATCTGCTGACAGTGCCTTCATGAACCAATTGCGATAAGGGATGCTGCGACCCGGCCGCGAAGGGTGTCGGACAACCATCCACCAATGAACGAGGCTTCACCACGCTGACAAAAACGACCTTTGAACAAAACTGCAACCCCCGCATGCAGTCCAAAAAGCACTGCGCACCAACCGGTGACTGCTATGTCAGAATGCGGACACATTGTTAATAAGGTGCACTCACACACCTTGCAGATGACGCTCACACACCGTGCAGATTGCACTCACTCCTACCACCAACAGTGTGGTTATCGCGTTGTGTCGAACGACAGCACACCGCACTGCAACAGCGGGAGGACTGAAAGGCCAAAACGACGTCGCTGCGCTGCAAGCAATGAAAATGCTCACAGCGCAGCGACGTACTGCATTGTTAAGTTGTGCACTGCAGTTTTGCACCGCAGTACTGCTGTATGCCATGTAGCGAACTCGCAGAGTCGCTACCGGTTCATCCTGTTTTAGGCGGCAGCAGCGCTAGCGAATGCTTGCTGCAGACCTGCGATATCCAGCGCGCCGGAGTCGTACTGACCAAGCGCCGCCTTCATCTTCTCAGTGACAGGCAGCGGCAGGGCTGCACCGTGCGCAATCGAGGAAACGATGGTGTCCTTGCCGAAGTCTTTCATCGCGGACTGCTGATAGGCCGGGAATTCAGCGATCTCAGCATCGCTCAAGTCGGAGCGTGCCGGGATGGAACCCTTGACGGTGTTAAACGCAATCTGGCCTTCCTTGCTGGAGATCGTAGCCAACCACGCGTCGGTGCCTGCTGGGTGCTTGGCACCAACTGGCTTGGTAAAGGAGTCTGCGAGGAAGTCGAACACACCAACGGTGCCAGGGACTGGGAAGTAGACATAATCGGTGTCAGCTTTCTTGCCAGCCTCATCGAAGGCGGCCAAAGCCCAGTCGCCCATGACGTTGTAGGCAACACTGTCATCCTTGACCACACCAGCCATGGCAGGCTCCCAGTCTTGCGACCACAGACCCTTGTCGGTGAAGTTCATGATGGTGTCGAAATGCTCAAACGCCTTGGTGACCTTAGCGTCATCCCAGCTTAACGAGCCATCCATGAGCTTGTTGTAGTCGTCTGCACCAAGGTCAGCGATAAGGATGGTTTCCAGCAGCTGCAGCTGGGTCCAGGTGGAGCCAACAGAGATCGGCTGCTTGCCAGCATCCTTGATCTTTTCCATGTCGGCGATCCAGGCATCAATATCAGCAGCTGGAGTCTTGGGATCAAGCCCTGCTTCTTCGAGCACCTTCGTGTTTGCCCACACAACGTTCGCACGGTGCACGTTCGACGGCACGGAATAGATCTTGCCGTCCACGGTGAGACGCTCGACCAGGGAAGCTGGGAATGCTTCGTTTAGTCCCAACTCGTCATAGACACCGGAGACATCTTCTAGATAGCCTGCAGCAATATCGGAGCTCAGCTCCGCACCAGCGTGTGCCTGGTAGGTGTCTGGTGGCGTCTTAGCAGCGAGATCAGTCTGCAGCTTCTGCTTTGCCTGATCGCCGGAACCGCCAGAGATTGCCTGGTTGACGAACTCAATATCGGGGTTCTGCTCGTTAAACACCTTCACCAGTGCTTCGAGACCCTTTTTCTCTGAACCTGCCGACCACCAAGTCACCACATCGACTTCATTGGCAGCAGCAGCGCCGCTCTCCCCAGAAGAGGTGGTGGCCGAATCGTCGGATGAGCAAGCTACCAGCCCAGTCACCCCGAGGGTGGCGGCAGCCAGAATAGCAATAGTGCGTCGCATATGTACTCCTTATGCGCAAAGTGATGCCGGCGCGAGAATCACAAATAACGGTGGCACATGCTGCACCAAACGATCATCAGGCGCTCAACACTGAACACCCTTACCCTACCCGAGGCGGGTGCCCTCGTTGCTGGTTTTTCCTGAGAAATTCACCATTCGCACAAGTCATATATCGCAAATACCCCACCCGAGATCTTGCCCCCACATATGGGGATCCCACCTGCCCTTCCCCATTCCGTGTGGTCAACCAGTCATTTTACGATTAGATATCACCAATTGTGAAGGCAACCAGATACCTATTCACCGACCCGGCAACGTTGCCAATGCCACACCACCCACGCCCCAACCCGGTACTGACATGCGACTCCCCCTTAAGCATCGCAGCTGGGACGCTAGGCCATGCGCGGCAATGTGACAGACCAGAAGTGTTGGCCTGTGAAACCTCCACGAACCCGTGCAGTACAAGCACCCGGAAACTTGCCGTGTTCCAACGCAAATGACCCACATATGGCCATAGAAAAGGACGCCCACAACGTGCACTTCTTCCCCCCCCACTGCGCAGCCCGCTTACCGATGATCGCACCGACCACACCCAGCGGCCAGTAGGTGATGGGCGAGGGAAATAGCAGACCCCAGCATCGACAATCGTGTGAGGCCACAGTTCGACCTCCAGTGACTCCGGGATAGCCAATAGCCTCACAAAATGAAGTCATCGACTCACTGCAACACTTGCCGGCAACCGCGGTGGACAATGAAAAAAAGCCTGACCCATATTGCGGGATCGCTCCGCTCTACCGGGCAACGCTCCGGCGATGTTCCTGCACCGGAGGGTTCATGCATTCCCGGCCACCTGGCGGGTTGGCATCGGGCTTTCCCATCGCGACAACGCAGCCATCCGCCAGTCGAAAGTAAAAGTGATCCATAGACCCCAAGTCTGGGCCTTAAGAATCTTCCCTCCGAGTAGCGTTCCGCGATATCGTACATAGCAGCAGACACGTGCCGACGACACCCACAAAGAAAGCCGTTTCCCCATGACCGCTTGCACCAAACCATATCCAATTCTGGTGATAGGAATCGGCAACCCGATTATGGGCGACGACGGTATTGGTCTTGCCCTTCTTCGTCGACTGATGACTGTGGTGGAAAGCGGCGATCCAGCGACAGTGACACACTGCAACGAGGATGAAGACATTGCGCGTTGGCAACCAACCTGCAAACCAGGGGCAATCGACGAGGTAGCACACCCGGGTCTGCTGCAAGCAACCATGATTGACGGCGTGGGTTTTCTTGACGGTGGTACTGCTGGTCTTGAACTCGTCGACGCAATCGCCGACGCAGAGAAACTGCTAGTCCTGGATGCAGTCACCGGCCCTGGGGATACCGGTGACATTGTTGAACTGCATGGGGATCAACTGCCCCGGCTGCTCAAGACGAAACTCTCCCCGCACCAAGTCGGCCTGCTCGATCTGCTCGCCACAACCAGCCTTCTTGGTGCCACCCCCAGCGAAGTGGCAGTCGTCGGTATTGTTGCAGCGAACGCCGAGTTAGGGGTGGGACTCGACCCGCTGGTACAACAAGCACTGCCAAGGGCAACCCAGCGCGCATTCACACTCATTCGAAAGTGGCAGGCAGCCACGCAGTAATCACCTGTGATAAGGAGTCATCGCACCCCACTGTGCAACAACTCAAATGCTGCTGCCAGCTATTTCCGCCTCGGCTCGCCGCCACCTGCAATGCCCTGGTGTGGAAATTCGCCAATGCCAGTTGAGTTGTTTCGAATCTCGCAGTGCGGGTACTGCGTGTACACCAGCGTGTGTCTTCGACAACTCAATGCCGACGGTAATACGAAGATCATGTCCGCTGCTACCCCGCGACAAGCGTGGAAGGAGCACGCTTTGAACGCACTGCCACACCCCGAAGCGCGCAATCATAGCCTTCAGCAACAGTGAAAATAACCCTAGTCACAAGTGCTTTTGCGTCGCTCCCCACCGGCCAGTGGCCAACTGCACCACCCTTTGGCTCCGTTTTCGACCCCGTGGCTCACTCCGAGTTCCCGCTCAGCTCCTTGGCACTGCAGGGGCAAAGTGATTGTTGGGTCCATCTGTTTTGTTCCGGGTTTTTCCTTTTTCTGACGATCGTCAATCTTGCGGACTATCCGGCGTTTCCACGTCGATACTGCTGACTGTAAATTCCCTTCCCTGCCGCAAATCTGCCGTAGGCGTGTCACAAACCGGACAGGTAAGTGCAAAATATTCATCAATCGCTTGCAGCTGGGCACACTTCGGACACCAAACAGCCGCCTGATGATAATGCACCTGCAATGTTGCATCCGCACACACACCCCGGCGCGCCAGTGGCCAGGCTGCATGTAAGGATTCCACCACCACCCCGGCGAGGCTTCCAACTTCGAGGTGTACTGCGGTGACAGTCCGGCCGGCGGCGGCGTGTTCCACAGCGCCAACAACCCCGGTGAGCAGCCCTAGTTCATGCATACCGCTATTCAATCATGCCGTCTGTATCCTTGGAAGACTTCTGGGCAGGTGTGGGGTGAGTGTTTCGACCGCTGGACTGTGACAGTGCTCTACTGGGTGGGGCTTAGGTGGCGTGCGACGCACAGTAGCGGGGGTGTTCCCCGTTGCTGTGTGTGGCTTCTTCTTTCCTTGTACCTGGTGTTCTGCGGGTTGCACAGCTTGCTTGTACGAAGCTGTTGTGCTGCTTGGCCCCTTTGCCGTGCTGTATTGATGTCGTTGATGCCTCCTGCCAATGCTTTGGTTGCTCACACTCGTGGTTGCGTTGCAGGGAAGGTGTTGGTTCCTGCTGCGGTTTACGCGGGAAAACCAAGATCTCCGCAAAGCTACGGTGTTAGACTGCAGCAAGAAAGATGCCCTGCTCACGGCACCGATATTGGGCGATACCGGATCTTAGGGACTGCTCCTACTCTCCAGCGACCGGCATGGTATGTGTCGACTGCTAGCAGGCATGGGCGTTGCGACACACAGGCTTGTGTCCTGCAGAATGTGAAAGGATTCGCCATGGCTGCCACCACGTTGCACTTGGACGAATTCGTCGATCCCCATGAGGCGACTGTGGTGGTCACGCACGATGAGCAGGGAATGCCGCAGGTACGGTTCGACTTGTCTGTGTTGCCGAGGCTGGATCACCAATTGGTTGGTCAGCCGGTTACGGCTGTGCCGGATCTGGTGAAGCATTTATGTGGGATCTGCCCGATCGCCCATCATTTGGCTGGTGTCCAAGCCCTCGAGCGCTTGCTCGGCTATCATCATCTTCCGCCCACAGCGCTCCTCGTCCGGCGGCTGCTGGCTGCTGCCAGCCAATGTGAACAGCTTGCCCGACATGTGCTCAGTCACGATCCCGCACTTGCTCGCCGTCTCATTACTGTCGGAAAACTGGTGAAAACCGCGGCCGGTTGTGCCGGGCATTTCCCCGATGTGGCTAT
The Corynebacterium choanae DNA segment above includes these coding regions:
- a CDS encoding carbohydrate ABC transporter permease; this translates as MTTHTAANSTASSTAKKSATKRRGSGAAQHRSTGIGTAIRYALLIFSLAIVLMPVYVLLVTSFKDPSQVSPSRTWYLPTSLDFSNWVNAFHDLAPAMGRSLMMVIPASIISAILGSMNGFVLSRWRFPGANVVFTFILFGMFIPYQAVMIPMTKMMVTLGIDKGIGVLIFLHVVYGIPITTLIFRNYYESIPTSLIEAARVDGAGMLRTYFSVVLPISIPSFVVVLIWQFTSAWNDFLFALFFGGSSQQGPVTLALNELAHGSIMQDYGASMAGALIASLPTLLVYIALGKYFIGGLMSGSVKG
- a CDS encoding carbohydrate ABC transporter permease, whose product is MATQTGKRRPRKAGGIKHWGPGLLLISPSLILVGIFVYGLIGANFYTSMLDTHTAPQVSGVQESHFVGFDNFVYLFGLPAFQTSLWHLIVFTFAFLGGTLLLGFLWAWLLEKPIKGEGFFRAVFLFPMAVSFIASGVVWRWLLSSSTGEQATGLNRLFQMVGLGFLQNEWTQSLKYGILAIVVPAVWQLAGYVMALFLAGFRGIPQELREAAKVDGASEWQLYKHIIFPQLTPIALSAVIIIGHMSLKSFDLIISITSKDWFQTRVPAVDMYAYMNVLDYSNSAAVGAILLVIVAALVIPYLIHDSREDRR
- a CDS encoding ABC transporter substrate-binding protein, which encodes MRRTIAILAAATLGVTGLVACSSDDSATTSSGESGAAAANEVDVVTWWSAGSEKKGLEALVKVFNEQNPDIEFVNQAISGGSGDQAKQKLQTDLAAKTPPDTYQAHAGAELSSDIAAGYLEDVSGVYDELGLNEAFPASLVERLTVDGKIYSVPSNVHRANVVWANTKVLEEAGLDPKTPAADIDAWIADMEKIKDAGKQPISVGSTWTQLQLLETILIADLGADDYNKLMDGSLSWDDAKVTKAFEHFDTIMNFTDKGLWSQDWEPAMAGVVKDDSVAYNVMGDWALAAFDEAGKKADTDYVYFPVPGTVGVFDFLADSFTKPVGAKHPAGTDAWLATISSKEGQIAFNTVKGSIPARSDLSDAEIAEFPAYQQSAMKDFGKDTIVSSIAHGAALPLPVTEKMKAALGQYDSGALDIAGLQQAFASAAAA
- a CDS encoding hydrogenase maturation protease, with the protein product MTACTKPYPILVIGIGNPIMGDDGIGLALLRRLMTVVESGDPATVTHCNEDEDIARWQPTCKPGAIDEVAHPGLLQATMIDGVGFLDGGTAGLELVDAIADAEKLLVLDAVTGPGDTGDIVELHGDQLPRLLKTKLSPHQVGLLDLLATTSLLGATPSEVAVVGIVAANAELGVGLDPLVQQALPRATQRAFTLIRKWQAATQ
- a CDS encoding hydrogenase maturation nickel metallochaperone HypA → MHELGLLTGVVGAVEHAAAGRTVTAVHLEVGSLAGVVVESLHAAWPLARRGVCADATLQVHYHQAAVWCPKCAQLQAIDEYFALTCPVCDTPTADLRQGREFTVSSIDVETPDSPQD